The sequence TCCGCCTTGATCAGGTAGTCGGCCGCGCCGAGACCGATGGCGCGCTCGCGATCCTCGTCCCGCGAGGAATTGGAAAGGATCAACACGGGGACGTCGCGGGACCGGGCGTCGGCCTTGACGGCGCGGAGCACTTCGAGGCCGGGGACTTTCGGGAGCAGCCAGTCGAGGAGCACGACGTCCGGCAGTTCGGCCTGCACCTGGCGCAGCGCTTCTTCCCCGTCCTCGGCGGCGACGATGTCGTACCCGTCCTGCGCGAGTCCGGCGTGACAGGCCTTGCGGAGGAACGGATCGTCTTCAACGATGAGCACTCGCTTGCGCGGCGACGCTGCCATCGTCCGACCTCCTCGCGAGCGGCAGGGCGCAGAAGAAGGTTGCCCCTCGGCCCTCCTCGGATTCGCACCAAATGCGGCCGCCCAGACGTTCGGTGATCAGGCGGGCCACGGCCAGCCCCAGCCCCGTGCCTTCCGTGTTGATCGCCAGCGCGTTCTCCGCCCGGTAGAATTTCTGGAACAACAGCGGGATGTCGCGTGCGGGGATGCCGATGCCGGTATCTTCCACGGACCAGTAGGCGCGCTCGGCGTCCCGGCGCATCGAGACGCGGATGGCGCCGCCCCGCGGCGTGTACTTGACCGCGTTCGAAATCAGGTTGCTGAAGACCTGGCGGAGCAGCTTGGGATCGGTCGGCACCGGCGGCACGTCCGCGGCGCCGGCGACGGAGAGCTGGTGCGCCTTCTGCCGGATTGCCGGCTCGAGCTCGCCCACGACGCTCCGCGTCAGCGCGCCCAGGTCGGCCATCTGCACATCGACCTGCAGGGTGCCCGTTTCCAGCCGGGACAGATCCAACAGGTCGTTGACCAGCCGGACCATCCGTTCGTTGACCTCGCGCGCGTCCTGAATGTACGGGCGGGCGTCCTGCGCGTTCGGGGACTCCGCGGCCAGTTCCAGGAGCCACTTGATCCCGGCGAGCGGCGTGCGCAGCTGGTGCGTGACGAACGAGACGAACTCCGATTTCATCCGGCTGACTTCGCGGTCCTGGGTCACGTCCCGCAGCGTGAACGTCAGGCCGGTGAGCGCGCCCGCGCTGTCGCGGGCGGCCCGCGCCACCCAATGCACGACCTGCCGCGTCGGCAGCTCCGCGTCGCCCTGGTAGTCGTCGTCGAGGCCGTGCAGCACCGCCTGCGCCGCGGCGGTGAGCGCCTGCCGATCCTGCTGGCGGAATCCGATCTTCTCGAGCGCGGCCGCGACGCCGGTGCCGTTCGTGGAGACCGGGTCGAGCGACAGCATCGCCTGGGCCCGCCGGTTGACCGAGGCCACGTGTCCGTCCGACGATACGAACATGATGCCGTCCGACGTCGATTCGACGATCGACCGGATGCGGGCCTCGCCCTCCCGCAGGGCGGCTTCCAGGCGCGCGCGCGCCGTGACGTCGGCAACGAACGCGTGAAACGAATACGAGCTGCCGTGGCGGAGGAGCGAGATCGAGAACTCGACGGGGAACTCGTGCCCGTTCCGATGCAGAGCCGGGAACTCGAGCCGCTTGCCGACGATGCGGGATTCGCCGGTCTGCGCAAACCGCTGCAGGCCGCTGGTATGCGC is a genomic window of bacterium containing:
- a CDS encoding PAS domain S-box protein translates to MTRRVGRNESDAGAPDGGVRALIEEPSYAVVLIGSDGKIRYVSPQAGQITGYSSDELIGSDPFALIHPDDRARMRRTFAGLLTRPGATVAAECRGLRKDGTGWSAAARGTNLIDDPGVGAIAVTYRDITDKKESEEALQSAEEALRISEERSRLILATARQAYIAIDSKGIITEWNTAAQFTFGWTRREAVGRELATLVVPPRYREAHTSGLQRFAQTGESRIVGKRLEFPALHRNGHEFPVEFSISLLRHGSSYSFHAFVADVTARARLEAALREGEARIRSIVESTSDGIMFVSSDGHVASVNRRAQAMLSLDPVSTNGTGVAAALEKIGFRQQDRQALTAAAQAVLHGLDDDYQGDAELPTRQVVHWVARAARDSAGALTGLTFTLRDVTQDREVSRMKSEFVSFVTHQLRTPLAGIKWLLELAAESPNAQDARPYIQDAREVNERMVRLVNDLLDLSRLETGTLQVDVQMADLGALTRSVVGELEPAIRQKAHQLSVAGAADVPPVPTDPKLLRQVFSNLISNAVKYTPRGGAIRVSMRRDAERAYWSVEDTGIGIPARDIPLLFQKFYRAENALAINTEGTGLGLAVARLITERLGGRIWCESEEGRGATFFCALPLARRSDDGSVAAQASAHR
- a CDS encoding response regulator, which encodes MAASPRKRVLIVEDDPFLRKACHAGLAQDGYDIVAAEDGEEALRQVQAELPDVVLLDWLLPKVPGLEVLRAVKADARSRDVPVLILSNSSRDEDRERAIGLGAADYLIKADLSLEDLRGRVRRLITAS